A window of the Verrucomicrobiota bacterium genome harbors these coding sequences:
- a CDS encoding DUF3782 domain-containing protein, with product MTDEELKSLVADLAKQHAKTEETLRQVTRRLGGLGNKFGSFTEGLAFASMQRILLRSFHVDEISFRRIARRNGHAQEFDMIGAANGERPTVYVVEIKSELNEAELQKTVKRLETFFDYFPIYRGMKLYGIISAVDVRGALADRVHHEGLYLATASDENFKLVKPPRSFKPRMFTVK from the coding sequence ATGACGGATGAGGAGTTAAAAAGCTTGGTCGCTGACTTGGCCAAGCAACACGCCAAGACGGAGGAGACTCTGCGCCAGGTCACCCGGCGACTCGGCGGCCTGGGCAACAAATTTGGTTCATTTACCGAAGGTTTGGCCTTTGCCTCGATGCAGCGCATCCTCTTGCGGAGTTTCCACGTTGATGAAATCTCGTTTCGGCGCATCGCTCGCCGCAATGGGCACGCGCAGGAGTTCGACATGATTGGCGCGGCCAACGGTGAGCGCCCGACCGTGTATGTCGTGGAGATCAAAAGCGAACTCAATGAAGCGGAACTCCAAAAAACGGTGAAAAGACTTGAGACCTTTTTCGATTACTTCCCGATCTACCGCGGGATGAAACTCTACGGCATCATTTCCGCCGTGGACGTGCGGGGCGCGCTGGCGGACCGCGTCCACCACGAGGGGCTGTACTTGGCCACGGCCAGCGACGAGAACTTCAAGCTCGTCAAACCGCCGCGGAGTTTCAAACCGAGGATGTTCACCGTGAAATGA